The following are from one region of the Chanos chanos chromosome 10, fChaCha1.1, whole genome shotgun sequence genome:
- the osgepl1 gene encoding tRNA N6-adenosine threonylcarbamoyltransferase, mitochondrial: MIVFNRIVRLNLWILRHMSKRGSHTHPVHSRLVLGIETSCDETGAAVMDESGTILGESLHSQKEVHLKTGGIIPTVAQRLHKENIARVVQEALDRSGVFPSQLSAVATTVKPGLALSLGIGLDFSLNLVRRYEKPFIPIHHMEAHALTVRMLHAVDFPFLVLLISGGHALLALARGIDDFLLLGQTLDEAPGDTLDKVARRLSLINHPMCSTLSGGQAIEHLAKEGDRSKFWFRSPMGQHYDCNFSFAGLRNQVTMAICKKEEEEGVQKGKMLSCVNDIAAATLHTVASHIAKRTHRAILFCKAKSLLPQNNPTLVVSGGVASNKYIRETLKIVTDATELQLLCPPSKFCTDNGVMIAWNGVERLKEGKGILSHAEEVTYEPKAPLGADITSEVRDAAIRVPPLKLRIRS, translated from the exons ATGATCGTGTTTAACCGTATTGTTCGACTGAATTTGTGGATTCTGAGGCACATGTCGAAGAGAGGATCACATACGCATCCAGTACACTCCAGACTTGTGTTGGGTATTGAGACGAGCTGCGACGAGACAGGGGCAGCGGTTATGGATGAGTCGGGGACGATTCTCGGAGAATCATTGCATTCACAGAAAGAGGTACATTTGAA AACTGGTGGAATAATTCCAACCGTAGCCCAGCGTCTACACAAGGAAAACATCGCGAGAGTTGTGCAGGAGGCGCTGGACAGGAGTGGCGTTTTTCCCAGTCAGCTGTCTGCTGTGGCCACAACGGTAAAGCCAGGCCTGGCCCTGAGTTTGGGGATCGGTCTGGATTTCAGCTTGAATTTGGTCAGGCGTTATGAGAAGCCTTTCATTCCGATCCACCACATGGAAGCTCACGCTCTAACCGTACGGATGCTTCACGCGGTAGATTTTCCCTTTCTCGTCCTCCTCATCTCCGGAGGGCATGCACTTCTTGCCTTGGCCAGAGGAATTGACGATTTCCTCCTCTTGGGGCAAACTCTAGACGAAGCACCAGGTGACACTTTAGACAAG GTAGCTCGTCGATTGTCTCTGATTAATCATCCAATGTGTTCCACTCTGAGTGGAGGACAAGCGATAGAGCATCTGGCAAAAGAAGGTGACCGGTCCAAGTTCTGGTTCAGGTCCCCTATGGGCCAACACTACGACTGCAACTTCTCTTTCGCTGGTTTGCGAAACCAGGTGACAATGGCTATATgcaaaaaagaggaagaagaag gtgtgcaaaaagggaaaatgttgTCATGTGTGAATGATATAGCAGCcgccacactgcacacagtggCTTCCCACATAGCCAAACGGACACACCGGGCTATTCTGTTCTGTAAAGCCAAAAGTCTTTTACCACAAAACAACCCAACTCTG gtggTATCAGGTGGAGTGGCAAGTAACAAGTACATCAGAGAGACTTTAAAAATTGTCACAGATGCCACGGAATTGCAGTTACTCTGTCCCCCGTCGAAGTTTTGCACTGACAATGGTGTAATGATTGCATG GAATGGTgtggagagactgaaagaaggaaaaggGATATTGTCACACGCTGAGGAGGTCACGTATGAGCCAAA ggcTCCTCTCGGCGCCGATATTACTTCAGAAGTAAGAGACGCGGCTATCCGAGTCCCGCCATTAAAACTGAGGATAAGAAGCTGA
- the LOC115823159 gene encoding uncharacterized protein LOC115823159 translates to MKAVILAAGYGTRLQRDIENDKTGQFKHLRGIAKPLLPVGSCALVSHWVRALTGTGCVDAIYVVTNAVYYEAFQEWARDFPNVKILNDGTRTNEERHGAVGCLQMTVRHFAIEDHVLVIGGDTLFKEDFSLAKFTERFSELQKKNGDSNLVLSYQCKEEETSKYGILEVDEDLRVLRMREKPLPSETKSRHACPCFYLFSATSLPLLDTFLNEKKNAPLEERDAPGTFLSWLILRKPVFVHRISSRFDVGNLPSYLECDSYFKVQLQNSELYLM, encoded by the exons ATGAAAGCAGTAATTCTTGCTGCTGGATATGGGACAAGACTGCAGAGAGATATCgagaatgacaaaacaggacAATTCAAACATCTAAGAGGCATTGCCAAGCCGCTGCTTCCAGTGGGCAGCTGCGCCCTCGTCTCTCACTGGGTTCGGGCACTGACTGGAACTGGCTGTGTCGATGCAATTTATGTCGTT ACCAATGCAGTTTATTACGAGGCATTCCAGGAGTGGGCACGAGATTTTCCTAATGTGAAAATCCTTAATGATGGGACTCGAACCAATGAG GAACGCCATGGGGCTGTCGGCTGCCTGCAGATGACAGTGAGGCACTTTGCCATAGAGGATCATGTCTTAGTTATCGGAGG AGACACTTTGTTCAAAGAGGATTTCAGTCTGGCTAAATTTACAGAGAGGTTTTCGGAGCTCCAGAAGAAGAACGGTGACAGTAATTTAGTGCTTTCATACCAGTGCAAAGAGGAAG AAACTTCAAAGTATGGTATCCTGGAAGTGGACGAGGACCTTAGGGTGCTGCGTATGAGGGAGAAGCCTCTCCCGTCCGAGACCAAATCACGTCACGCA TGTccgtgtttttatttgttttcggCGACAAGTCTTCCCCTGCTGGACACGTTCCTAAATGAGAAGAAG AACGCGCCGCTTGAAGAGAGAGACGCGCCTGGCACTTTTCTCTCGTGGCTCATACTACG AAAGCCTGTGTTTGTCCATCGGATATCCAGCCGCTTCGACGTGGGAAACCTTCCGTCGTATCTCGAGTGTGACAGTTACTTCAAAGTCCAACTTCAAAATTCAGAACTTTATTTAATGTGA
- the adat3 gene encoding putative inactive tRNA-specific adenosine deaminase-like protein 3, whose amino-acid sequence MEPVPKRRRESDADSWEAFPVLSDDQCDDIKLLEAYAAPIIDKRETSRLVKELAESFPLPGLQHIKRVRACKDKNSPHPLEVIVCLSSDLPEVGGESVTLSDLLHSRPVDSNGLGEPFVVKIPARPPLTRPQFEQASTHWPTSFHEDKQVTSALKGQLFTASQKAKMQQHMLCAVQAAKAGHERGMDAVGAVIVDPASDRVLAVSHDCKRRTHPLHHAVMVCIDLIAHGQGGGAYDYGEYPACQFISLDAQQPKDRAESPTYGNANQPGQAEEKSSQPYICTGYDLYVTREPCVMCAMALVHSRISRVFYGATAVDGALGTKYKIHTHTDLNHHFEVFRGIMLHECQNLQTLDKCLL is encoded by the coding sequence ATGGAGCCCGTGCCTAAACGGAGAAGGGAGAGTGACGCCGATTCTTGGGAGGCTTTCCCCGTTCTTTCAGACGACCAGTGTGACGATATTAAACTGTTAGAAGCCTATGCTGCTCCTATTATTGACAAGAGGGAAACCTCACGACTAGTCAAGGAATTAGCAGAGAGTTTTCCTTTACCTGGCCTCCAGCATATCAAAAGAGTGAGGGCGTGCAAGGATAAGAACAGCCCCCATCCGTTAGAAGTCATAGTATGCCTCTCCAGCGATTTACCAGAGGTAGGTGGCGAAAGCGTTACGCTCTCTGACCTGCTACACTCTCGACCAGTTGACAGCAATGGCTTGGGAGAACCGTTCGTCGTTAAAATTCCCGCTAGACCACCTTTGACCAGACCCCAGTTTGAACAAGCCAGCACGCACTGGCCAACATCTTTCCATGAGGATAAACAGGTGACGTCTGCGCTTAAGGGACAACTATTTACTGCTTCTCAGAAGGCCAAAATGCAGCAGCACATGCTATGTGCCGTGCAGGCTGCCAAAGCAGGACACGAACGCGGTATGGATGCCGTTGGTGCTGTCATAGTTGACCCGGCATCGGACAGGGTTCTTGCAGTAAGCCATGACTGTAAGCGCCGCACACATCCACTGCATCATGCTGTAATGGTTTGTATTGACCTGATAGCTCACGGGCAAGGAGGCGGAGCCTACGATTATGGTGAATACCCAGCCTGTCAGTTTATTAGCCTCGACGCTCAACAGCCTAAAGACCGTGCCGAATCACCCACCTATGGAAATGCTAATCAGCCTGGTCAAGCGGAGGAAAAAAGTTCTCAGCCTTACATATGCACAGGGTACGACCTTTATGTGACTCGAGAACCATGCGTAATGTGTGCAATGGCACTGGTCCACTCCAGGATAAGCAGAGTTTTCTATGGAGCAACTGCAGTAGACGGTGCATTGGGAACCAAGTacaaaatccacacacacacagacttaaaccACCACTTCGAAGTTTTCAGAGGCATCATGCTTCATGAGTGTCAAAATCTGCAAACACTTGATAAATGCCTCTTATAG